A window of Corallococcus macrosporus DSM 14697 contains these coding sequences:
- a CDS encoding ArsR/SmtB family transcription factor → MGMQLDVFQVLADPTRRRIVEALRHGEQQVGDVVEKAGVHQSGVSRHLRILSESGFVSMRPDGQRRLYALRPEPFRELEGWLTPYRELWEARLDRFGAALEKKQQQQQQTRRVNDRSQRK, encoded by the coding sequence ATGGGCATGCAACTTGATGTCTTCCAGGTGCTCGCCGACCCGACGCGCCGTCGCATCGTCGAGGCCCTCCGGCATGGGGAGCAGCAGGTGGGTGACGTTGTCGAGAAGGCCGGTGTCCACCAGTCCGGCGTCTCTCGGCATCTGCGCATCCTTTCGGAGTCCGGCTTCGTCTCCATGCGGCCAGACGGGCAACGTCGCCTCTATGCCTTGAGGCCGGAGCCGTTCCGGGAGCTCGAAGGGTGGCTCACCCCGTACCGGGAGCTGTGGGAGGCGCGGCTCGACCGCTTCGGGGCCGCACTGGAGAAGAAGCAGCAGCAACAACAACAGACTCGTCGAGTCAATGACAGGAGCCAGCGGAAATGA